A single Silvibacterium dinghuense DNA region contains:
- a CDS encoding heavy-metal-associated domain-containing protein, with product MAEDTVKLAIEGMHCGACVRRVTQALEGVAGAKVKSVQVGSAEVALGAGVTPEEAAAAVSQIGFATRVAR from the coding sequence ATGGCAGAGGACACGGTAAAGCTGGCAATCGAGGGCATGCATTGCGGGGCGTGCGTGCGGCGTGTGACCCAGGCGCTGGAAGGAGTGGCCGGTGCGAAGGTGAAGTCGGTGCAGGTGGGCTCGGCAGAGGTTGCGCTCGGTGCGGGCGTTACGCCGGAAGAGGCCGCGGCTGCGGTGAGCCAGATCGGTTTTGCTACACGCGTAGCGCGCTAG
- a CDS encoding metal-sensitive transcriptional regulator, which yields MAAKKKSEAVAKADVVHACAVHGTKGEERKAVGVDPEIRASNLRRLSRIEGQIRGIRKMVEDDRYCADILMQVSSAQEALRAVARALMRNHLAHCATHAIETGTQQEKEAMYDELLEMIYRNAR from the coding sequence ATGGCAGCAAAGAAAAAGAGCGAGGCTGTGGCGAAGGCTGACGTGGTCCATGCCTGCGCAGTGCATGGCACAAAGGGCGAAGAGCGTAAGGCTGTGGGCGTCGATCCCGAGATTCGCGCTTCAAACCTCCGGCGCCTGAGCCGCATCGAGGGCCAGATCCGCGGCATTCGCAAGATGGTCGAGGACGATCGCTACTGCGCGGATATTCTCATGCAGGTTTCGTCGGCACAGGAGGCATTGCGAGCCGTGGCTCGCGCGCTGATGCGCAATCACCTGGCGCACTGCGCTACGCATGCCATAGAAACCGGCACGCAGCAGGAAAAGGAAGCCATGTATGACGAGCTGCTGGAGATGATCTATCGCAACGCGCGATGA
- a CDS encoding glycosyltransferase family 2 protein → MISVLILTRNEEQDLPGCLESVAWSDDVHVFDSVSTDRTGEIAAAHGAHFTQRAFDGYARQRNAALEGLPFKYEWIFILDADERPTPELAVEMQRRVASVSPEVNGYRLRRRDFFMGTWLKHAQISPFYIRLVRRGRARYMREINEVLEVDGGVGDLTATLDHYPFSKGIRHWIEKHNVYSTMEARVVADGLSRAQASWRVALFAKDFHARRVAQKALFYRMPARPLLKWAYMMFVRRALLDGSAGIAYATLQSIYEYFIVLKTRELERERAIGVRGS, encoded by the coding sequence GTGATATCCGTTCTCATCCTGACGCGGAATGAAGAGCAGGACCTGCCTGGGTGCCTCGAGAGCGTGGCCTGGTCCGACGACGTGCACGTCTTTGACTCGGTGAGCACCGATCGCACCGGTGAGATTGCCGCTGCGCACGGAGCACACTTTACGCAGCGGGCCTTCGATGGCTATGCGCGGCAGAGGAACGCGGCCCTCGAAGGACTGCCCTTCAAATACGAATGGATCTTCATCCTCGATGCGGACGAGCGACCCACCCCGGAGCTGGCGGTGGAGATGCAGCGCAGGGTGGCGTCGGTTTCGCCGGAGGTGAATGGCTACCGGCTTCGCCGCCGCGACTTCTTTATGGGTACCTGGCTGAAGCATGCCCAGATCTCTCCGTTTTATATCCGCCTGGTGCGGCGCGGCCGCGCCCGCTATATGCGGGAGATCAACGAAGTGCTCGAGGTAGATGGCGGAGTGGGTGACCTGACGGCTACGCTCGATCATTATCCGTTCTCGAAGGGCATTCGCCACTGGATCGAGAAGCACAATGTCTACTCGACGATGGAAGCACGCGTGGTTGCCGACGGGCTCTCGCGGGCGCAGGCGTCGTGGCGGGTCGCGCTTTTCGCGAAGGATTTCCATGCCCGCCGCGTGGCGCAGAAGGCGCTCTTCTATCGCATGCCGGCGCGGCCGCTGCTCAAGTGGGCATACATGATGTTCGTGCGCCGCGCGCTGCTGGATGGTTCGGCGGGCATCGCCTACGCCACGCTGCAGTCCATCTATGAGTACTTCATCGTGCTCAAGACGCGCGAACTCGAGCGCGAACGCGCCATTGGCGTGCGCGGCAGCTGA
- a CDS encoding heavy metal translocating P-type ATPase — MAGGTAEKQQEGLERVSFPVTGMTCAACQAFVQKTLGAERGVREATVNLMLHQATVSFDPSATSIAALVEKVRSTGYGAEMPIADASAVSTQEREDKAQAAEYRALRRKAVVTVAAGAVAMLLSMPLMTAGHTSHAAHDPVLGWAMRFVDPVLHSIAPWLFALSPQILRWSLLVLSVAIIAWSGRRFYVKAWSALLHRAADMNTLVALGTGTAFLYSAAATVVPQWFLSHGVALDVYYEAGLLILGFVLTGNTLEARAKGQAVAALHRLAALRPATARVVRDGAQVDVPLEEIRAGETIIVRPGERVPADGEVIAGHSSVDESMLTGEAMPVEKNAGSRLMGGTMNQRGVLRYRATTVGAESTLEQIVRLLREAQGSRAPIQNLADRMSAIFVPAVLGIAVVTLLAWRIFDPAAGAAQAVAAAVAVLVIACPCAMGLAVPTAVMVATGRGAGEGLLIKGGAPLERLAKVDTVVFDKTGTLTQGRPEVVEIVTVIGTNQDEVLRMAASLERASEHPLAGALLRRAGEGMPEAEHFEALTGLGVRGMVEGHAVLVGSRTLMEQYSVSTAELADVADDAAHAGQTALWVSVDGLAKGIVAVADTIKPDAAAAVAGLRALGLRVVMLTGDNERTAQAMAHAVGLSEVIAGVLPEGKVEAVRKLRGERRVVAMVGDGVNDAPALALADVGVTMASGSDVALEAGEVTLMRSDVHSVTTALALSRSAMRVMRQNLFWALIFNAVGIPVAAGVLYPAFGILLSPVLASAAMAVSSFSVVMNSVRLSRMRLG, encoded by the coding sequence ATGGCGGGTGGCACAGCAGAGAAGCAGCAGGAAGGTCTCGAACGGGTGAGCTTCCCGGTTACCGGGATGACCTGTGCGGCCTGCCAGGCCTTCGTGCAGAAGACGCTGGGCGCGGAGCGCGGTGTGCGCGAGGCGACCGTGAACCTGATGCTGCATCAGGCCACGGTGAGCTTCGATCCCTCGGCCACCTCGATTGCGGCGCTGGTGGAAAAGGTGCGCAGCACCGGCTATGGCGCGGAGATGCCCATTGCCGATGCCTCTGCTGTTTCGACGCAGGAGCGCGAAGACAAGGCACAGGCGGCAGAGTATCGTGCCTTGCGCCGTAAGGCCGTCGTTACAGTCGCCGCAGGCGCTGTGGCGATGCTGCTGTCCATGCCGCTGATGACCGCCGGGCACACATCGCATGCGGCGCATGATCCGGTTCTGGGCTGGGCCATGCGCTTCGTCGATCCCGTGCTGCACAGCATCGCGCCATGGCTCTTCGCGCTGTCTCCTCAAATCCTGCGCTGGAGCCTGCTGGTGCTCTCCGTCGCGATCATCGCCTGGTCTGGCCGGCGATTTTACGTGAAGGCATGGAGTGCTCTGCTCCATCGCGCCGCGGATATGAATACGCTGGTGGCTCTGGGTACAGGTACTGCCTTTCTTTATTCCGCCGCGGCTACCGTGGTTCCGCAATGGTTCCTGTCGCATGGTGTTGCGCTTGACGTTTACTACGAGGCGGGCCTACTGATTCTCGGCTTCGTGCTTACCGGCAACACGCTTGAGGCGCGGGCCAAGGGACAGGCTGTGGCCGCGCTGCATCGACTGGCGGCGTTGCGTCCGGCTACGGCGCGCGTGGTGCGCGATGGTGCGCAGGTGGACGTGCCTCTCGAAGAGATTCGCGCCGGAGAGACGATCATCGTGCGCCCTGGTGAGCGCGTGCCTGCGGATGGCGAGGTCATCGCGGGGCATAGCAGCGTCGATGAGTCGATGCTGACCGGCGAGGCAATGCCGGTAGAAAAAAATGCCGGCAGCAGGCTGATGGGCGGCACGATGAACCAGCGCGGCGTGCTGCGCTATCGTGCGACCACCGTGGGCGCTGAGAGCACGCTCGAGCAGATTGTGCGACTACTGCGCGAGGCGCAGGGCTCGCGCGCGCCTATCCAGAATCTTGCTGATCGCATGAGTGCGATCTTTGTGCCGGCAGTGCTGGGCATCGCTGTGGTGACACTGCTCGCCTGGAGAATTTTCGACCCTGCCGCAGGTGCAGCACAGGCGGTTGCTGCTGCCGTGGCCGTGCTGGTGATTGCCTGTCCCTGTGCGATGGGCCTTGCCGTGCCGACCGCGGTGATGGTGGCGACTGGCCGTGGCGCAGGCGAAGGGCTGTTAATCAAGGGCGGCGCACCGCTCGAGCGGCTGGCGAAGGTGGACACCGTGGTCTTCGATAAGACAGGCACGCTGACGCAGGGCCGGCCCGAGGTGGTGGAAATTGTCACTGTTATCGGTACAAATCAAGACGAAGTTCTGCGCATGGCCGCTTCACTCGAGCGGGCAAGTGAGCATCCGCTGGCGGGAGCTCTGCTGCGCCGTGCGGGCGAAGGCATGCCGGAGGCTGAGCATTTCGAGGCGCTGACCGGGCTGGGTGTTCGCGGTATGGTTGAGGGGCACGCCGTGCTTGTCGGCAGTCGGACACTGATGGAGCAATACAGCGTGTCTACCGCGGAGCTGGCGGACGTTGCCGATGATGCCGCGCATGCGGGACAGACAGCCCTGTGGGTTTCAGTCGATGGCCTTGCGAAGGGAATTGTCGCGGTTGCGGATACGATCAAGCCCGATGCGGCTGCGGCAGTTGCCGGGCTGCGTGCGCTGGGGCTCCGGGTAGTCATGCTGACCGGCGATAACGAGCGCACGGCGCAAGCCATGGCGCATGCTGTCGGGCTCAGCGAGGTGATTGCCGGAGTATTGCCCGAAGGCAAGGTGGAGGCGGTGCGGAAGTTGCGGGGGGAGCGTCGCGTGGTGGCGATGGTAGGTGATGGCGTGAATGATGCTCCTGCGCTGGCGCTGGCTGACGTGGGTGTGACCATGGCCTCCGGTTCGGATGTGGCGCTTGAGGCGGGCGAGGTCACACTGATGCGCAGCGATGTGCATTCCGTCACGACGGCGCTGGCGCTTTCCCGCAGCGCGATGCGCGTGATGCGGCAGAATCTTTTCTGGGCGCTCATCTTCAATGCCGTGGGTATTCCGGTTGCGGCGGGTGTGTTGTATCCGGCATTCGGGATTTTGTTGAGCCCGGTATTGGCGAGCGCGGCGATGGCTGTCAGTTCGTTCAGCGTAGTGATGAATTCTGTCCGGCTCAGCCGGATGCGGTTGGGGTGA
- the dapA gene encoding 4-hydroxy-tetrahydrodipicolinate synthase has protein sequence MDAPIGCGTALVTPFRADGSLDEHTLYNLAQWQVESGIDWIVACGTTAETPTLTDEEWLRVIRIIAEAVAGRVPVWAGATHNSTREAAHRAALAAQIPGVTAILSANPYYNKPNQQGQFEHFRAVAQATQLPVILYNIPGRTGTNLEPATVLQLIDAAPNIAGVKESSGNLPQITELLTLVPRSFHVYAGDDNMALGVIALGGSGLVSVASNQIPGAMAEMIHAALANEWTTARRLNRKYFRLLQANFWETSPGPVKAIMTMMGKLEEHYRLPIVPVAPSTRARLERLAGELGLLVHGPQVDGDPGLF, from the coding sequence ATGGATGCACCGATTGGCTGTGGCACTGCCCTCGTCACTCCCTTCCGCGCCGATGGGAGCCTCGACGAACACACGCTCTACAACCTTGCGCAATGGCAGGTAGAAAGCGGTATTGACTGGATTGTCGCCTGCGGCACAACCGCTGAGACGCCGACGCTGACCGACGAGGAGTGGCTGCGGGTGATCCGCATCATTGCCGAGGCTGTCGCCGGGCGCGTCCCCGTCTGGGCCGGGGCTACGCATAACTCCACGCGCGAGGCCGCACACCGCGCCGCGCTGGCCGCGCAGATCCCCGGCGTCACCGCCATCCTTTCGGCGAACCCGTACTACAACAAGCCCAATCAGCAGGGCCAGTTCGAGCACTTCCGCGCCGTCGCCCAGGCGACCCAGCTGCCGGTAATCCTCTACAACATTCCCGGCCGCACCGGAACAAACCTCGAACCGGCGACCGTGCTCCAGCTGATCGACGCCGCTCCGAACATCGCCGGCGTTAAGGAATCGAGCGGCAATCTGCCGCAGATCACCGAGTTGCTCACGCTGGTCCCGCGCAGCTTCCATGTTTATGCCGGCGATGACAACATGGCCCTCGGCGTCATCGCCCTTGGCGGCTCAGGCCTGGTCTCGGTCGCCTCAAACCAGATCCCCGGCGCTATGGCCGAGATGATCCACGCCGCGCTGGCCAATGAGTGGACCACCGCCCGCCGCCTGAATCGCAAGTACTTCCGCCTGCTCCAGGCCAACTTCTGGGAGACCAGTCCCGGCCCGGTGAAGGCCATCATGACCATGATGGGCAAGCTTGAAGAGCACTACCGCCTGCCGATCGTTCCAGTCGCGCCTTCGACCCGCGCCAGACTCGAGCGACTGGCCGGAGAGCTGGGCCTGTTAGTGCACGGACCGCAGGTCGACGGCGATCCGGGTTTGTTCTAG